A region of Streptomyces sp. NBC_01750 DNA encodes the following proteins:
- a CDS encoding glutamate-cysteine ligase family protein, giving the protein MGEKVVAGGADLSDRQRYRRKLQQCLAGLGRLLAEKRFDRPKNLMGLEIELNLAGADGLPRMMNKEVLERIASHDFQTELGMFNLEVNIVPHRLAGRVLDQLAEELRTGLGYAHRKANEVGAGIVMIGILPTLAQHDLVSANLSDVDRYTLLNDQIVAARGEDFALEIEGVERLSCTSTSIAPEAACTSVQLHLQVTPGRFADVWNAAQAVAAVQVAVGANSPFLFGKELWRESRPPLFQQATDTRPPELQAQGVRPRTWFGERWVDSAYDLFAENLRYFPALLPICDDEDPLRVLDDGGVPGLQELVLHNGTVYRWNRPVYGVADGVPHLRVENRVLPAGPTVTDVIANVAFYYGLVRALAEEARPVWTRLPFAVAAENFDTACHHGIDAELLWPRPGRGGGITRVPAVKLIRDELLPLAAAGLDAWHVEPADRDFYLGVIEERCRRRVNGASWQADTYHRALEAGLERDAALAATTRRYCELMHEGEPVHTWPVGFPGPHS; this is encoded by the coding sequence ATGGGGGAGAAGGTCGTGGCAGGCGGAGCGGACCTGTCCGATCGGCAAAGGTACCGGAGGAAGCTGCAGCAGTGCCTCGCGGGACTGGGGCGGCTGCTGGCCGAGAAGAGGTTCGACCGGCCCAAAAATCTCATGGGTCTGGAGATCGAGCTGAATCTCGCAGGTGCCGACGGGCTGCCGCGGATGATGAATAAGGAAGTCCTGGAGCGTATCGCGAGCCATGATTTCCAGACCGAGCTCGGGATGTTCAACCTGGAAGTAAATATCGTTCCGCACCGGCTGGCCGGGCGCGTGCTCGATCAACTCGCCGAGGAGCTGCGCACCGGCCTTGGATATGCCCACCGAAAAGCGAACGAGGTCGGCGCGGGGATCGTGATGATCGGAATTCTTCCGACGCTCGCCCAGCACGACCTGGTCTCCGCGAACCTCTCGGACGTCGACCGGTACACGCTGCTCAACGACCAGATCGTCGCCGCACGCGGCGAGGACTTCGCGCTCGAGATAGAGGGCGTGGAGCGGCTGAGCTGTACCTCGACGTCGATCGCTCCCGAAGCCGCCTGCACCTCCGTGCAACTGCACCTCCAGGTGACACCCGGACGCTTCGCCGATGTGTGGAACGCCGCGCAGGCGGTGGCCGCGGTACAGGTCGCGGTCGGCGCCAACTCGCCCTTCCTGTTCGGCAAGGAGCTGTGGCGCGAGTCGCGGCCACCGCTGTTCCAGCAGGCCACCGACACCCGCCCGCCCGAGCTCCAGGCCCAGGGCGTACGGCCCCGGACCTGGTTCGGCGAGCGGTGGGTGGACTCCGCGTACGACCTCTTCGCGGAGAATCTGCGCTACTTCCCGGCGCTGCTGCCGATCTGCGACGACGAGGACCCGCTGCGGGTGCTCGACGACGGCGGTGTGCCCGGGCTGCAGGAACTCGTCCTGCACAACGGCACGGTCTACCGCTGGAACCGGCCGGTGTACGGAGTCGCCGACGGCGTACCGCATCTGCGGGTGGAGAACCGCGTGCTGCCCGCCGGCCCCACGGTCACCGATGTCATCGCCAATGTCGCCTTCTACTACGGGCTGGTGCGCGCGCTCGCCGAGGAGGCCAGGCCGGTGTGGACCCGGCTGCCCTTCGCCGTCGCGGCCGAGAACTTCGACACCGCGTGCCACCACGGCATCGACGCGGAGCTTCTGTGGCCGCGTCCCGGCCGAGGCGGCGGTATCACACGGGTGCCGGCCGTCAAGCTCATACGCGACGAACTGCTGCCGCTCGCCGCGGCGGGGCTCGACGCATGGCATGTGGAGCCCGCGGACCGCGACTTCTACCTCGGCGTCATCGAGGAGCGGTGCCGACGGCGTGTGAACGGGGCTTCGTGGCAGGCGGATACCTACCACCGGGCGCTGGAGGCCGGGCTGGAGCGGGATGCCGCCCTCGCCGCGACCACCCGCCGCTACTGCGAGCTGATGCACGAGGGCGAGCCGGTGCATACCTGGCCGGTCGGCTTCCCCGGCCCTCACTCCTGA
- a CDS encoding DUF5999 family protein yields the protein MCQHQPLCPTSDSADREAARLVAHHPEQGWSLLCNGVLLFEDTGELLPDGQIIAPHRARETGQVMTAA from the coding sequence ATGTGCCAGCACCAGCCACTCTGCCCTACATCCGACTCAGCCGACCGGGAAGCGGCCCGACTCGTGGCGCACCACCCGGAGCAGGGCTGGAGCCTGCTGTGCAACGGCGTCCTGCTCTTCGAGGACACCGGTGAGCTTCTGCCCGACGGGCAGATCATCGCTCCGCACCGGGCACGGGAGACCGGGCAGGTGATGACGGCCGCCTGA
- the gcvP gene encoding aminomethyl-transferring glycine dehydrogenase → MTANRIPLSQLERGTPFEQRHIGPDAGAQAKMLAQVGYGSLDELTSAAVPDVIKSAEALNLPGARTEADVLAELRTLADRNQVLAPMIGLGYYGTFTPPVILRNVMESPAWYTAYTPYQPEISQGRLEALLNFQTMVADLTGLPTSGASLLDEATAAAEAMSLARRVGKVKDGVFLVDADALPQTLAVIRTRAEPTGVEVVTADLSEGIPAEIAERGVFGVLLQYPGASGAVRDIKPVVEQAHELGAIVTVAADLLALTLLTSPGELGADIAVGTTQRFGVPMGFGGPHAGYMAVRDKFARSLPGRLVGVSVDADGNKAYRLALQTREQHIRREKATSNICTAQVLLAVMAGMYAVYHGPEGLRSIAQRTHRYAALLEAGLRAGGVDVVHGSYFDTVTARVPGRAAEVVAAAREGGVNLHLVDADQVSISCDETTGREQLSAVWSAFGVEGDIEALDATTAETLPQALLRTDDYLTHPVFHEHRSETAMLRYLRRLADRDYALDRGMIPLGSCTMKLNATTEMEPVTWPEFGQMHPFAPVEQAAGYLTLIHELEERLAEVTGYDAVSIQPNAGSQGELAGLLAVRAYHRANGDAQRTICLIPSSAHGTNAASAVMAGMKVVVVKTADDGEVDIEDLRAKIEQYRDELSVLMITYPSTHGVFEEHVADICAQVHDAGGQVYVDGANLNALVGLAKPGKFGGDVSHLNLHKTFCIPHGGGGPGVGPVGVRAHLAPYLPNHPLQPTAGPETGVGPISAAPWGSAGILPISWAYVRLMGGEGLKRATQVAVLAANYIAKRLEPHYPVLYTGPAGLVAHECIVDLRPLSKATGVSVDDIAKRLIDYGFHAPTMSFPVAGTLMIEPTESEDLNEIDRFCAAMIAIRGEIEKVASGEWPAQDNPLSNAPHTAAALGGEWEHAYSRDEAVFPAGVSAADKYWPPVRRIDGAFGDRNLVCSCPPLDEYDN, encoded by the coding sequence ATGACCGCCAACCGCATTCCGCTCTCCCAACTGGAGCGAGGCACCCCCTTCGAGCAGCGCCACATCGGGCCCGACGCCGGGGCTCAGGCCAAGATGCTCGCGCAGGTGGGCTACGGCTCGCTCGACGAGCTGACCTCCGCCGCGGTGCCCGATGTGATCAAGAGCGCCGAGGCGCTGAACCTCCCGGGCGCCCGCACCGAAGCCGACGTTCTCGCCGAGCTGCGCACCCTCGCCGACCGCAATCAGGTGCTGGCGCCGATGATCGGCCTCGGCTACTACGGCACCTTCACGCCGCCGGTCATCCTGCGCAATGTCATGGAGAGCCCGGCCTGGTACACCGCGTACACGCCGTACCAGCCGGAGATCTCGCAGGGCCGGCTCGAGGCACTGCTGAACTTCCAGACGATGGTGGCCGATCTGACCGGCCTGCCCACCTCCGGCGCATCGCTGCTCGACGAGGCCACCGCCGCCGCGGAGGCCATGTCGCTGGCCCGCCGCGTCGGCAAGGTCAAGGACGGCGTCTTCCTGGTCGACGCCGACGCACTGCCCCAGACCCTCGCGGTGATCCGGACCCGCGCCGAGCCGACCGGTGTCGAGGTCGTCACGGCGGATCTGAGTGAGGGCATTCCGGCCGAGATCGCCGAGCGCGGCGTCTTCGGCGTACTGCTGCAGTACCCGGGTGCCTCCGGTGCCGTACGGGACATCAAGCCCGTCGTCGAGCAGGCGCACGAGCTCGGCGCGATTGTCACGGTCGCCGCCGATTTGCTGGCCCTGACCCTGCTCACGTCGCCCGGTGAACTGGGTGCCGACATCGCCGTCGGCACCACCCAGCGCTTCGGTGTCCCGATGGGCTTCGGCGGTCCGCACGCCGGCTACATGGCGGTACGTGACAAGTTCGCCCGCAGCCTGCCGGGGCGCCTCGTCGGCGTCTCCGTGGACGCGGACGGCAACAAGGCCTACCGGCTCGCGCTGCAGACTCGTGAGCAGCACATCCGCCGGGAGAAGGCCACCAGCAACATCTGCACCGCGCAGGTGTTGCTCGCCGTCATGGCGGGGATGTACGCGGTCTACCACGGTCCCGAGGGCCTGCGGTCGATCGCACAGCGCACCCACCGCTATGCCGCGCTGCTCGAGGCGGGACTGCGGGCCGGCGGTGTGGACGTCGTACACGGTTCCTACTTCGACACGGTGACCGCCCGGGTGCCGGGCAGGGCCGCCGAGGTCGTCGCCGCCGCACGCGAGGGCGGAGTGAACCTGCACCTCGTCGACGCCGACCAGGTCTCCATCTCCTGCGACGAGACAACCGGTCGTGAGCAGCTGTCCGCCGTCTGGTCCGCCTTCGGTGTCGAGGGCGACATCGAGGCGCTCGACGCGACCACCGCGGAAACGTTGCCCCAGGCCCTGCTGAGGACCGACGACTACCTCACGCACCCCGTCTTCCACGAGCACCGTTCCGAGACCGCGATGCTGCGCTACCTGCGCAGGCTCGCCGACCGTGACTACGCCCTGGACCGCGGCATGATCCCGCTCGGCTCCTGCACCATGAAGCTGAACGCGACCACCGAGATGGAGCCGGTGACCTGGCCGGAGTTCGGGCAGATGCACCCCTTCGCGCCGGTCGAGCAGGCCGCCGGGTATCTCACGCTCATCCATGAGCTGGAGGAGCGCCTCGCCGAGGTCACCGGGTACGACGCGGTGTCCATCCAGCCCAACGCCGGTTCGCAGGGCGAGCTCGCGGGCCTGCTCGCCGTACGCGCGTACCACCGCGCCAACGGCGACGCCCAGCGCACCATCTGCCTCATCCCCTCCTCCGCGCACGGCACCAACGCCGCCAGCGCCGTGATGGCGGGCATGAAGGTCGTCGTGGTGAAGACCGCCGACGACGGCGAGGTGGACATCGAGGACCTCCGCGCCAAGATCGAGCAGTACCGCGACGAGCTGTCCGTGCTGATGATCACGTACCCGTCCACGCACGGTGTGTTTGAGGAGCACGTCGCCGACATCTGCGCGCAGGTGCACGACGCCGGCGGCCAGGTGTACGTCGACGGCGCCAACCTCAACGCGCTGGTGGGTCTCGCCAAGCCGGGCAAGTTCGGCGGCGACGTCTCGCACCTCAATCTGCACAAGACCTTCTGCATCCCGCACGGCGGCGGCGGTCCGGGCGTCGGCCCGGTCGGGGTACGGGCGCACCTCGCCCCCTACCTCCCGAACCACCCGCTCCAGCCGACCGCGGGACCGGAGACGGGCGTAGGGCCGATCTCGGCCGCGCCGTGGGGCTCGGCAGGCATCCTGCCGATCTCCTGGGCGTACGTACGTCTGATGGGTGGCGAAGGCCTCAAGCGCGCGACGCAGGTCGCCGTGCTCGCGGCCAACTACATCGCCAAGCGCCTTGAGCCGCACTACCCGGTGCTCTACACGGGTCCGGCCGGCCTGGTCGCGCACGAGTGCATCGTGGACCTGCGGCCGCTGTCGAAGGCGACCGGCGTCAGCGTCGACGACATCGCCAAGCGTCTGATCGACTACGGCTTCCACGCGCCGACGATGTCCTTCCCGGTGGCCGGCACACTGATGATCGAGCCCACCGAGAGTGAGGACCTGAACGAGATCGACCGCTTCTGTGCCGCGATGATCGCGATCCGCGGCGAGATCGAGAAGGTCGCGTCCGGCGAGTGGCCCGCGCAGGACAATCCGCTGAGCAACGCCCCGCACACGGCGGCGGCGCTCGGCGGGGAGTGGGAGCACGCCTACAGCCGGGACGAGGCCGTCTTCCCGGCCGGAGTGAGCGCCGCGGACAAGTACTGGCCGCCGGTGCGCAGGATCGACGGTGCGTTCGGCGACCGTAACCTCGTCTGCTCCTGCCCGCCGCTGGACGAGTACGACAACTGA
- a CDS encoding PRC-barrel domain-containing protein, translating to MGGTVQTDIDPRSLIGRKAFDSHGTKIGTVDEVYLDDATGAPEWAAVRTGLFSRDAFVPLEPSKVVKDTLHVPYERALIKDAPDFGVGRHLSPEQELQLYHHYGLELPEAPETPAASSDPSGPSDGDSGSGPGSRPDRDFGRLAGRED from the coding sequence ATTGGAGGGACCGTGCAGACCGATATCGATCCGCGCAGCCTGATCGGCCGCAAGGCGTTCGACAGCCACGGCACCAAAATCGGGACTGTGGACGAGGTGTATCTGGACGATGCGACAGGGGCGCCCGAGTGGGCGGCCGTGCGCACGGGCCTCTTCAGCCGGGACGCCTTCGTCCCGCTCGAGCCCAGCAAGGTCGTCAAAGACACCCTGCACGTCCCGTACGAGCGCGCGCTGATCAAGGATGCCCCCGACTTCGGTGTCGGCCGCCATCTCTCCCCCGAGCAGGAGCTCCAGCTCTACCACCACTACGGACTCGAACTCCCCGAAGCTCCCGAGACGCCCGCCGCGTCCTCCGACCCCTCCGGCCCGTCCGACGGGGACTCCGGCTCCGGCCCCGGCTCCCGACCCGACCGGGACTTCGGCCGGCTGGCGGGCCGGGAGGACTGA
- a CDS encoding MerR family transcriptional regulator codes for MSSSGDGTAAGGPYPLHDSAADLSTETIGYRGPTACAAAGITYRQLDYWARTGLVEPSVRSAYGSGTQRLYSFRDVVVLKIVKRFLDTGVALQNIRAAVQHLRARGFTDLERMTLMSDGATVYECSSPDEVVDLLQGGQGVFGIAVGVVWRDVEAALSQLHGERVDTGETLVGNNPADELARRRRDRAV; via the coding sequence GTGAGCAGCAGCGGCGACGGTACGGCGGCGGGCGGGCCGTATCCGCTTCACGACAGTGCGGCCGACCTCTCTACGGAGACGATCGGCTACCGCGGGCCCACCGCGTGTGCGGCGGCGGGTATCACCTATCGGCAGCTCGACTACTGGGCGCGTACGGGCCTGGTCGAGCCCAGTGTGCGGTCGGCGTACGGCTCCGGAACCCAACGGCTCTACAGCTTCCGCGACGTGGTCGTTCTCAAGATCGTCAAGCGTTTCCTGGACACCGGCGTCGCGCTGCAGAACATTCGTGCCGCGGTGCAGCATCTGAGAGCCCGCGGCTTCACGGATCTCGAGCGTATGACGCTGATGAGCGACGGCGCGACGGTCTACGAGTGCTCCTCGCCCGACGAGGTGGTCGATCTGCTGCAGGGCGGCCAGGGCGTCTTCGGGATCGCCGTGGGCGTGGTCTGGCGGGATGTCGAGGCCGCGCTCTCGCAACTGCACGGCGAGCGGGTCGACACCGGCGAGACCCTGGTCGGGAACAATCCCGCCGACGAGCTGGCCAGGCGCAGGCGCGACCGGGCCGTCTGA
- a CDS encoding bifunctional nuclease family protein, whose product MNELDVVGVRVEMPSNQPIVLLREVGGDRYLPIWIGPGEATAIAFAQQGMAPARPLTHDLFKDVLEAVGQELTEVRITDLREGVFYAELVFASGVEVSARPSDAIALALRTGTPIYGSDGVLDDAGIAIPDEQEDEVEKFREFLDQISPEDFGTNSQ is encoded by the coding sequence GTGAACGAGCTCGACGTTGTGGGTGTCCGGGTCGAAATGCCCTCGAACCAACCGATCGTGCTCCTGCGTGAAGTGGGAGGCGACCGGTACCTCCCCATTTGGATCGGTCCCGGGGAGGCGACCGCCATTGCCTTTGCCCAGCAAGGCATGGCTCCTGCCAGGCCGCTGACCCATGACCTCTTCAAGGATGTGCTGGAGGCGGTGGGTCAGGAGCTCACCGAGGTCCGCATCACTGACTTGCGTGAAGGGGTCTTCTACGCGGAGCTGGTCTTCGCCAGCGGAGTCGAGGTGAGCGCCAGACCGTCCGACGCCATAGCGCTGGCCCTGCGCACCGGTACGCCGATCTACGGCAGTGACGGGGTGCTCGACGACGCGGGAATCGCGATCCCGGACGAGCAGGAGGACGAGGTGGAGAAGTTCCGCGAGTTCCTCGATCAGATCTCGCCGGAAGACTTCGGCACCAACAGTCAGTGA